One genomic segment of Ignavibacteriota bacterium includes these proteins:
- the fumC gene encoding class II fumarate hydratase: protein MNFRIETDTMGEVQVPVDKYYGAQTARSLMNFKIGGERFPREMIRALGILKKAAAIVNQELGMLSEEKAKLISDAAQEVIDGKLDEHFPLVVWQTGSGTQTNMNANEVISNRAIELAGGVIGSKKPIHPNDDVNKAQSSNDTFPTAMHIAAVEEIYRRLIPMVTKLREALKIKSEEFVGIIKIGRTHLMDAVPLTLGQEFSGYVQQLNYGLDRINGCLPRLSELALGGTAVGTGLNTHVKFAELSAQKISEISGNKFTSAPNKFEALAAHDAIVETSGVLKTLAASLMKIANDVRWLGSGPRCGIGELSLPENEPGSSIMPGKVNPTQSEAMTMVCAQVMGNDTTINFSGASGNFELNVFKPVMIFNLLQSIRLLADACESFTDHCVVGIEANSVNIQKHLTNSLMLVTALNPHVGYDNAAKIAKKAHAENTTLEEAAIALGLLTSEQFKQFVRPENMIGPKS, encoded by the coding sequence ATGAATTTTAGAATTGAAACAGATACCATGGGCGAAGTTCAAGTTCCAGTTGATAAATATTACGGAGCGCAAACTGCAAGATCATTAATGAATTTTAAAATTGGCGGAGAAAGATTTCCGAGAGAAATGATTCGCGCACTAGGAATTCTTAAAAAAGCTGCAGCTATTGTAAATCAAGAGTTAGGAATGTTAAGTGAAGAAAAAGCTAAATTAATTTCTGATGCCGCGCAAGAAGTTATTGATGGAAAACTTGACGAACATTTTCCGCTAGTTGTTTGGCAAACTGGAAGCGGAACTCAGACAAACATGAATGCAAATGAAGTTATTTCAAATCGAGCAATTGAATTAGCCGGCGGAGTAATTGGAAGCAAAAAACCAATTCATCCAAATGATGATGTAAACAAAGCTCAATCTTCAAATGATACTTTTCCAACCGCAATGCATATTGCCGCTGTTGAAGAAATTTATAGAAGATTAATTCCAATGGTAACAAAACTTCGAGAGGCATTAAAAATTAAATCGGAAGAATTTGTAGGTATAATCAAAATCGGAAGAACGCATTTAATGGATGCAGTTCCGTTAACATTGGGACAAGAATTTTCCGGATATGTTCAACAATTAAATTATGGATTAGATAGAATTAATGGATGTTTACCAAGATTATCTGAATTGGCACTTGGCGGAACGGCTGTTGGAACCGGATTAAATACACACGTAAAATTTGCCGAATTATCAGCACAAAAAATTTCAGAAATTTCCGGAAATAAATTTACATCTGCACCAAATAAATTTGAAGCTCTTGCAGCGCATGATGCAATTGTTGAAACAAGTGGCGTTCTAAAAACTTTAGCAGCATCACTAATGAAAATTGCAAATGATGTAAGATGGCTTGGCTCTGGTCCGCGTTGTGGAATCGGTGAACTTAGTTTACCAGAAAATGAACCCGGAAGTTCAATAATGCCGGGAAAAGTAAATCCAACTCAATCAGAAGCAATGACAATGGTTTGTGCTCAAGTAATGGGAAATGATACAACAATAAATTTCAGCGGTGCAAGCGGAAATTTTGAATTAAATGTTTTTAAGCCTGTAATGATTTTTAATTTACTTCAGTCAATTCGCCTTCTTGCAGATGCTTGCGAAAGTTTTACAGATCACTGTGTTGTTGGAATTGAAGCAAATAGTGTTAATATTCAAAAACATTTAACAAACTCATTAATGTTAGTCACTGCGTTAAATCCGCATGTTGGATATGATAATGCCGCAAAAATTGCCAAAAAAGCTCATGCCGAAAATACAACTTTGGAGGAAGCCGCAATAGCTTTAGGACTTTTAACATCAGAACAATTTAAACAATTTGTTCGACCAGAAAATATGATTGGTCCAAAAAGCTAA
- a CDS encoding C40 family peptidase, with the protein MHKLLEKLKLFLIIIIAIFITSCSSSNYIQKNTKVVKINKPTNLPRVNQEVEEEAIPHIPIENVEVEQKSLVDKIYESIESNNKKEKFLDEIIKFLDTPYRRGGTTQDGFDCSGFTKTVYYNSLNVDLPRTARDQYKINEIFNDKTLLKFGDLVYFNTSNKNFPGHVGIYLNDDLFAHASTSSGVIISSLNEEYYLKRFVGANRVTIKNN; encoded by the coding sequence ATGCATAAACTTTTAGAAAAATTAAAATTATTTCTAATAATAATTATTGCAATATTTATTACTTCATGTTCGTCGTCAAATTACATTCAAAAAAACACAAAAGTTGTAAAAATTAATAAACCGACAAACCTTCCGAGAGTAAACCAAGAAGTTGAGGAAGAAGCAATTCCGCACATTCCCATAGAAAATGTTGAAGTTGAACAAAAATCATTAGTTGATAAAATTTACGAATCGATTGAATCAAATAATAAAAAAGAAAAATTTTTAGATGAAATTATTAAGTTCTTGGATACTCCATATCGGCGGGGAGGAACAACACAAGATGGTTTTGATTGTTCCGGTTTTACAAAAACGGTTTATTATAATAGTTTAAATGTTGATTTACCAAGAACAGCAAGAGATCAATATAAAATAAATGAAATCTTTAACGATAAAACTTTGTTAAAATTTGGCGATTTAGTTTATTTTAATACATCAAATAAAAATTTTCCGGGTCATGTTGGAATATATTTAAATGACGATTTATTTGCTCACGCAAGTACATCTAGTGGGGTTATCATTTCATCATTGAACGAAGAATATTATTTAAAAAGATTTGTCGGTGCAAATAGAGTAACAATAAAAAATAATTAA
- a CDS encoding RNA polymerase sigma factor RpoD/SigA, whose translation MKISKQFTNRDSHSLDKYLQEIGKVELLNADQEIDFSIRIKHGDQVALEKLVKANLRFVVSVAKQYQNQGLSLGDLINEGNLGLIKAAKRFDETRGFKFISYAVWWIRQSILQALAEQSRIVRLPLNRVGALNKIGKAYSSLEQEYEREPTASEIANELEMDLEEVSETLKMSNRHISMDAPFTQGEENSLLDVLESDENPLPDNSLMSDSLKSEIERALSTLTERESEVIRLYFGFDGEHSLTLEEIGEQFNLTRERVRQIKEKAIRRLRHTSRSKNLRAYLG comes from the coding sequence TTGAAGATCTCTAAACAATTTACAAATCGTGATAGTCACTCGCTTGATAAATATTTACAAGAAATTGGCAAAGTTGAATTACTTAATGCGGATCAAGAAATTGATTTTTCAATTCGTATAAAACATGGCGATCAAGTTGCATTAGAAAAATTAGTAAAAGCAAATTTAAGATTTGTTGTAAGCGTTGCTAAACAATATCAGAATCAAGGTTTATCTCTTGGTGATTTAATAAATGAAGGTAATTTAGGATTAATAAAAGCCGCAAAAAGATTTGATGAAACGAGAGGATTTAAATTTATTTCTTATGCAGTCTGGTGGATTAGACAATCTATTTTACAGGCATTAGCTGAGCAATCAAGAATTGTTAGACTTCCATTAAATAGAGTTGGTGCATTAAATAAAATTGGAAAAGCTTATAGTAGTCTTGAACAAGAATATGAACGCGAGCCAACCGCATCAGAGATTGCAAATGAATTGGAAATGGATTTGGAAGAAGTTTCAGAAACTTTGAAAATGTCAAATAGACATATTTCTATGGATGCTCCTTTTACGCAAGGTGAAGAAAATAGTTTGTTAGATGTTTTAGAAAGTGATGAAAATCCTTTACCGGATAATTCGTTGATGTCCGATTCATTAAAAAGTGAAATTGAAAGAGCGCTTTCTACATTGACTGAAAGAGAATCTGAAGTTATTCGTTTATATTTTGGTTTTGATGGCGAGCATTCTCTAACTCTTGAAGAAATTGGCGAACAGTTTAATCTTACAAGAGAAAGAGTAAGACAAATAAAAGAAAAAGCAATTAGAAGACTAAGACATACTTCAAGAAGCAAGAATTTGAGAGCATATCTTGGGTAA
- a CDS encoding EutN/CcmL family microcompartment protein — MLLGKVIGTIWATRKYETLKSYKMQLVQPMNSILEKIGAPIIALDTIGAGPGEVIFYITSTEAVIPLDVKMAPVDASIVGIVDSINSEFK, encoded by the coding sequence ATGTTATTGGGAAAAGTAATAGGAACAATTTGGGCTACAAGAAAATACGAAACTTTAAAAAGTTATAAAATGCAGCTTGTTCAACCAATGAATTCTATATTGGAAAAAATTGGAGCTCCAATTATTGCTTTAGATACAATTGGTGCCGGACCAGGTGAAGTTATTTTTTATATCACATCTACAGAAGCTGTAATTCCTTTGGATGTAAAAATGGCTCCCGTAGATGCATCTATAGTTGGCATTGTTGATTCGATTAATTCAGAATTTAAATAG
- a CDS encoding EutN/CcmL family microcompartment protein, producing MVLGKVIGTVWSTRKDEKLIGSKFLIVRELDLEYKQKNNFVVAIDSVGAGVGEVVLYASGSSARLTLQTKDKPVDAVIMAIVDKLDVSVKE from the coding sequence GTGGTATTAGGCAAAGTTATCGGTACTGTTTGGTCAACAAGAAAAGATGAAAAATTAATTGGATCAAAATTTTTAATTGTAAGGGAACTTGATTTGGAATACAAACAGAAAAATAATTTCGTTGTTGCAATTGATTCTGTCGGTGCCGGAGTTGGAGAAGTTGTTTTATACGCAAGCGGAAGCTCGGCAAGATTAACTTTGCAGACTAAAGACAAACCGGTTGATGCTGTTATTATGGCAATTGTTGATAAACTTGATGTATCTGTAAAAGAATAG